The genomic region CGTGGAGCGGCGCGAGCTGCGCAAGCACCCGAAGGACGAGGAGGCCGAGCTCGCCGCGCTCTACCGGGCGCGCGGGGTCGAGCCGCGGCTGGCCGACGAGGTCGCCCGGCAGCTGTCGAAGGACCCCGAGCAGGCGCTGGAGATCCACGCCCGGGAAGAACTGGGCATCGACCCCGGCGATCTGCCCTCGCCCACCGTGGCCGCGGTGTCGAGCTTCGGCTCCTTCGCGCTGGGCGCGCTGATCCCCGTACTGCCCTATCTGCTGGGTGCGAGCAGCCTCTGGCCGGCCGTGCTGCTGGCGCTGCTCGGGCTCTTCCTGTGCGGCGCGGTGGTGGCCAAGGTGACGGCACGCACCTGGTGGTACAGCGGGCTGCGGCAGCTGGTGCTGGGAGGTGCGGCGGCCGGTGTGACGTACGCCCTGGGCAGCTTGTTCGGGACGGCCGTAGGATAGCTCGGCTCGGACTTATGCGATGGGCCGCATAAGTAGCCGTTACTCGCTGGTTTCGAATGCGCAACCACCGGGCATGAGCCGTAAGCGCTGCGGGCAACGAGGCCCGTGGGCGCGCTCAGTGTGGTGGGCGAAGACGCCCGTCCCGCACTCGGGTCCGACGGGCATCGATCTCACCCGGTCGTTCCGTACAGGCCCCCCATAGCTTCCACCGTCGGTGCGGTACCCCCGCCGCGAGCCGCCGGTGTCCGCATGTTGGAACGGATTATCCCGGTTCCCGAGAACCGCTCCATCATGTAACCTGCACGAAATTTTGCGATCACGCGAGGGCCAACGTCGTCCCTCGGCACTTGCATATGCCACATGACGACGACGGGAGAGCCGATGCGTACGCCGCGCCAGCCGTCCCAGCACTCCGCGAATGGCCAGAACTGGTCCTTCATGGATGCTCGCCCTGCTGCGCAGGGTATGTACGACCCCCGCAACGAGCACGACGCCTGTGGCGTCGGCTTCGTCGCCACCCTTACCGGCGAGGCGTCCCACACCCTGGTCGAGCAGGCTCTGACCGTCCTGCGCAACCTCGAACACCGCGGTGCCACCGGCTCCGAGCCCGACTCCGGCGACGGCGCCGGCATCCTGTCGCAGGTCCCGGACGCCTTCTTCCGCGACGTGGCCGGATTCGAACTGCCCGCGGCCGGTGCCTACGCCGTCGGCACCGCGTTCCTGCCGGAGGACTCCGCCGCCGACGCCGTCTCGCAGATCGAGACGATCGCGGCCGACGAGGGCCTGACCGTGCTCGGCTGGCGCGAGGTGCCGGTCGCTCCCCAGCTGCTGGGCGCCACCGCCCGGTCGACCATGCCGGTCTTCCGTCAGATCTTCGTCAGCGACGGCGTGTCGGAGGGCATCGCCCTCGACCGCAAGGCCTTCGTGCTGCGCAAGCGCGCCGAGCGCGAGGCCGGCGTGTACTTCCCCTCGCTGTCCGCCCGGACCATCGTCTACAAGGGCATGCTGACCACCGGCCAGCTGGAGCCCTTCTTCCCGGACCTGTCCGACCGCCGCTTCGCCTCCGCGATCGCGCTCGTGCACTCCCGGTTCTCGACGAACACCTTCCCGTCCTGGCCGCTGGCCCACCCGTACCGCTTCGTCGCGCACAACGGTGAGATCAACACCGTCAAGGGCAACCGCAACTGGATGGTCGCCCGCGAGTCGCAGCTCGTCTCCGACCTGTTCGGGTCCGACGAGAAGGCCATCGAGCGGATCTTCCCGGTCTGTACGCCGGACGCCTCCGACTCCGCTTCCTTCGACGAGGTCCTCGAACTCCTGCACCTGGGCGGCCGTTCGCTGCCGCACTCCGTGCTGATGATGATCCCGGAGGCGTGGGAGAACCACGACTCCATGGACCCGGCCCGGCGCGCCTTCTACCAGTTCCACTCGAACCTGATGGAGCCCTGGGACGGCCCGGCCTGTGTCACCTTCACCGACGGCACCCAGGTCGGCGCGGTCCTCGACCGCAACGGCCTGCGCCCCGGCCGCTACTGGGTCACCGACGACGGCCTCGTCGTCCTCGGCTCCGAGGTCGGCGTCCTGGACATCGACCCGGCCAAGGTCGTCCGCAAGGGCCGCCTGCAGCCCGGCCGCATGTTCCTCGTCGACACCGCCGAGCACCGCATCATCGAGGACGACGAGATCAAGGCCCAGCTCGCCGCGGAGAACCCGTACGCGGAGTGGCTGGAGGCCGGCGAGATCGAGCTGGGCGACCTGCCCGAGCGCGAGCACATCGTCCACACCCACGCCTCCGTCACGCGCCGCCAGCAGACCTTCGGTTACACCGAGGAGGAGCTGCGCGTCATCCTCGCGCCGATGGCCAAGGCCGGTGCCGAGCCCATCGGCTCGATGGGCACCGACTCGCCGATCGCCGCGCTGTCGGACCGCCCGCGCCTGCTCTTCGACTACTTCACCCAGCTGTTCGCGCAGGTCACCAACCCGCCGCTGGACGCCATCCGCGAGGAACTGGTCACCTCGCTGCGCTCGTCGCTGGGCCCGCAGGGCAATCTGCTCGAACCGAGCGCGGCCTCCTGCCGCAGCGTCGTGCTGCCCTTCCCGGTCATCGACAACGACGAGCTGGCCAAGCTCATCCACATCAACGCCGACGGCGACATGCCCGGCTTCAAGGCCGCGACCCTGTCCGGCCTGTACCGGGTGCACGGCGGCGGTGACGCGCTGGCCGCGCGGATCGAGGAGATCTGCGCCGAGGCCGACGCCGCGATCGAGAACGGCGCCCGGCTGATCGTCCTGTCGGACCGGCACTCGGACGCCGAGCACGCGCCGATCCCGTCGCTGCTGCTCACCGCGGCCGTCCACCACCACCTCATCCGCACCAAGCAGCGCACCCAGGTGGGCCTGCTGGTCGAGGCCGGCGACGTCCGCGAGGTCCACCACGTCGCCCTGCTCATCGGCTACGGCGCCGCCGCCGTCAACCCGTACCTGGCGATGGAGTCCGTCGAGGACCTGGTCCGCGCCGGCACCTTCCTGCCCGGCGTCGAGCCCGAGAAGGCCATCCGCAACCTCATCTACGCCCTCGGCAAGGGCGTGCTGAAGGTCATGTCCAAGATGGGCATCTCGACCGTCGCCTCCTACCGCGGCGCCCAGGTCTTCGAGGCCGTCGGTCTCGACGAGAACTTCGTCGCGAAGTACTTCAACGGCACGGCCACCAAGATCGGCGGCGTCGGCATCGACGTCATCGCCAAGGAGGTCGCCGCCCGGCACGCCAAGGCCTACCCGGCCTCCGGCATCGCCCCGGCGCACCGCGCGCTCGACATAGGCGGCGAGTACCAGTGGCGCCGCGAGGGCGAGCCGCACCTGTTCGACCCGGAGACGGTCTTCCGCCTCCAGCACTCCACGCGCTCCGGCCGCTACGACATCTTCAAGAAGTACACCGAGCGCGTGAACGAGCAGTCCGAGCGGCTGATGACGCTGCGCGGCCTGTTCGGGTTCAAGTCCGACCGGAAGCCGATCCCGATCGACGAGGTCGAGCCGGTCTCCGAGATCGTCAAGCGCTTCTCCACGGGCGCCATGTCGTACGGCTCCATCTCCCAGGAGGCGCACGAGACCCTCGCCATCGCCATGAACCAGCTGGGCGGCAAGTCCAACACCGGTGAGGGCGGCGAGGACGCGGAGCGCCTGTACGACCCGGCCCGCCGGTCGTCCATCAAGCAGGTCGCGTCCGGCCGCTTCGGTGTGACCTCCGAGTACCTGGTCAACTCCGACGACATCCAGATCAAGATGGCGCAGGGCGCCAAGCCCGGTGAGGGCGGCCAGCTGCCCGGCCACAAGGTCTACCCGTGGGTCGCCAAGACGCGGCACTCGACGCCGGGCGTCGGCCTCATCTCGCCGCCCCCGCACCACGACATCTACTCCATCGAGGACCTGGCCCAGCTGATCCACGACCTGAAGAACGCGAACCCGCAGGCGCGGATTCACGTGAAGCTGGTCTCCGAGGTCGGCGTCGGCACGGTCGCCGCGGGTGTCTCCAAGGCGCACGCGGACGTCGTCCTCATCTCCGGCCACGACGGCGGCACGGGTGCCTCGCCGCTGACCTCGCTGAAGCACGCCGGTGGTCCCTGGGAGCTCGGCCTCGCCGAGACCCAGCAGACGCTGCTGCTCAACGGCCTGCGCGACCGCATCGTCGTGCAGACCGACGGCCAGCTGAAGACCGGCCGCGACGTGGTCATCGCCGCGCTGCTCGGCGCCGAGGAGTTCGGTTTCGCGACCGCGCCGCTCGTCGTCTCCGGCTGCGTCATGATGCGCGTCTGCCACCTGGACACCTGCCCGGTCGGCATCGCCACGCAGAACCCGGTGCTGCGCGAGCGGTACAACGGCAAGGCCGAGTACGTCGTGAACTTCTTCCAGTACATCGCCGAAGAGGTCCGCGAGATCCTCGCCGAGCTGGGCTTCCGCTCCATCGAGGAGGCCGTCGGCCACGCCGAGACCCTCGACGTCACGCGTGCCGTCGACCACTGGAAGGCGCAGGGCCTTGACCTGGCTCCGCTGTTCCACGTGCCCGAGCTGCCCGAGGGCGCGGTCCGCCACCAGCTGATCGCCCAGGACCACGGTCTGGAGAAGGCGCTCGACAACCAGCTGATCAAGCTCGCCGCGGACGCCCTGTCCGCCTCGGACGCCACCGAGGCCCAGCCGGTCCGCGCGCAGGTGCAGATCCGCAACATCAACCGCACGGTCGGCACCATGCTCGGCCACGAGGTGACGAAGAAGTTCGGTGGCGCGGGCCTGCCCGACGACACCATCGACATCACCTTCACCGGTTCCGCCGGCCAGTCCTTCGGCGCCTTCGTGCCGCGCGGTGTCACGCTGCGCCTGGAGGGCGACGCCAACGACTACGTCGGCAAGGGCCTCTCGGGCGGCCGGATCGTGGTCCGCCCGGACCGCGCGGCCGACCACCTCGCCGAGTACAGCGTCATCGCGGGCAACACGATCGGCTACGGCGCGACCGGCGGCGAGATGTTCCTGCGCGGCAAGGTCGGCGAGCGGTTCTGCGTCCGCAACTCCGGTGCGACGGTCGTCTCCGAGGGCGTGGGCGACCACGGCTGCGAGTACATGACCGGTGGTCACGCGGTGGTGCTCGGCGAGACGGGCCGCAACTTCGCGGCCGGTATGTCCGGCGGTATCGCGTACGTCATCGACCTCGACCGCGACAACGTCAACGTCGGCAACCTGGACGCGGTCGAGGCGCTGGACGACACCGACAAGCAGTGGCTGCACGAGGTGGTCCGCCGCCACCAGGAGGAGACGGGCTCGACCGTCGCCGAGAAGCTCCTGGCAGAGTGGGACGACCCCACGGGAGGCGTGGCGCGCTTCAGTAAGATCATCCCCAGCACGTACAAGGCAGTGCTCGCCGCCAAGGACGCCGCCGAGCGAGCCGGTCTCTCCGAGACCGAGACCCACGAGAAGATGATGGAGGCGGCGATCAATGGCTGACCCGAAGGGCTTCCTGAACCACGGGCGCGAGGTCGCCAAGTCCCGCCCCGTCGAGGAGCGCGTCAAGGACTGGAACGAGGTCTACGTCCCCGGCTCCCTGCTGCCGATCATCAGCAAGCAGGCCAGCCGCTGCATGGACTGCGGCATCCCGTTCTGCCACAACGGCTGCCCGCTCGGGAACCTCATCCCCGAGTGGAACGACTACGCCTACCGCGAGGACTGGGCCGCCGCCTCGGAGCGGCTGCACGCCACGAACAACTTCCCGGAGTTCACGGGCCGTCTGTGCCCCGCTCCCTGTGAGTCGGCGTGTGTGCTCGGCATCAACCAGCCGCCGGTCACCATCAAGAACGTCGAGGTCTCGATCATCGACAAGGCGTGGGAGACCGGGGACGTCGCCCCGCAGATCCCGGAGCGCCTGTCCGGCAAGACCGTCGCCGTCATCGGCTCCGGCCCCGCGGGTCTGGCCGCCGCCCAGCAGCTGACCCGGGCCGGTCACACGGTCGCCGTCTACGAGCGCGCGGACCGCATCGGAGGCCTCCTCCGGTACGGCATCCCCGAGTTCAAGATGGAGAAGCGGCACATCAACCGCCGTATCGAGCAGATGCGCGCGGAGGGCACCCGCTTCCGCACGGGCATCGAGATCGGCCGCGACCTGAAGGCGACGGACCTGAAGAAGCGGTACGACGCGGTCGTCCTGGCCGTCGGTGCCACCACGGCCCGTGACCTGTCGGTGCCCGGCCGCGAACTCAAGGGCATCTACCAGGCCATGGAGTACCTGCCGCTGGCCAACAAGGTGCAGGAGGGCGACTTCGTGGCGCCCCCGATCTCGGCCGAGGGCAAGCACGTCGTGGTCATCGGCGGCGGCGACACCGGCGCCGACTGCGTCGGCACGGCCCACCGCCAGGGCGCGGCCTCCGTCACGCAGCTGGAGATCATGCCCCGCCCGAACGACGAGCGGCACCCGGTCAACCAGCCGTGGCCGACCTTCCCGATGCTCTACAAGGTCACCTCGGCCCACGAGGAGGGAGGCGAGCGCGTCTACTCGGTCTCGACGACCCACTTCGAGGGCGACGAGGACGGCAACGTGCAGTGGCTGCACCTCACCGAGGTGGAGTTCATCGACGGCCGGCTGACCCCGAAGCCTGGCACCGAGCGCAAGATCCCCGCCCAGCTGGTCACGCTCGCCATGGGCTTCACCGGCACCGACCGGGAGAACGGCCTGGTCGAGCAGTTCGGCCTGGAGCTCGACGAGCGCGGCAACATCGCCCGCGACGCCGACTTCCAGACCAACGTGCCGGGCGTGTTCGTCGCCGGTGACGCGGGCCGCGGCCAGTCGCTCATCGTGTGGGCGATCGCCGAGGGCCGTTCGGCGGCGCGCGGGGTGGACCGCCACCTCACGGGCGCCAGCGAACTGCCGGCGCCGATCCGGCCGACGGATCGGGCCCTGATGGTCTGACGGCCATCGAAAAGACGTCCCGTACAACGGCGTACGGAACACCGACAGCGCCTGCCCCACAGTCCCCGACCGGACGACCGGGCAGGCGCTGTCGCCTTTCCCCGCTACTTGCCGCCGGGCGCGACCCAGGTGACGATCACCGCGGCGGCGACGCACAGGACACCGACCAGGGCGAGCCAGCGCGCGCACTCCACCAGCAGCCAGATGGTCTTCGTCCGCTTCTTCTCGTACCGCAGCAGCCTGCCCGCCTCCAGCAGGATCTCCTCGCCGGGCCGTCCGTGCACGGCGAGAACGCCCAGCCAGGAAGCGGCGATCAGGGCGAGGAACCCGGCGATCAGCAGCCCGATCACCCACCAGCGCGGGGTGTCCGCCAGCTTGCTCAGGTCCTCCTGGCCCTTCAGCACGAACACGGCCGCGAGCAGGCCGGTGAGCGAGGCGAGGAAGTTGCGGTATCCCTCCGCCTGATGCAGCGCCGCCTGCAACTGTCGCTCCGGGGAAGCCATCTCGCGGCAGCGGCGGTCCGCGTCGCGGAGCTGCTGCGGCGTGGGCGTGAAGGTCATGGCGTCGCCCCGGACTGCCCGGGCGAGGGCGGCGCCGCGATGGTCAGCAGGGCGCCGCACCCCCGCGGCTCGCTCGCGGGGCGGTTCATGTGCAGGGTGCGGCACTGGCACAGGGTGTGGAACGGCTCGGGCCCCGGCTCCTCGCGCCTGCCGAACCAGCCGCCCTTGGCGACCGGGGGCTGCCCGAAGGGCCACGTCCTCGTCATCGGGCAGCTGCAGACTGGGCAGGTCCCGGAGGCTTCGTACTGGGCGTCGTCGCCGTTCCTCCGCACGACCCAGCGGAAGGTGAGGACGGGGGTGTGGACGGCGTCGGGGTCGTACTCGATCGGGGGCGTCACTCGGCGGTGCCTTCCGGGAGAGGGGCTTCGGCGGGGAGGTCGAGGGAGAAGAGGGCCGCGTACCGGGCCAGCCGCTCGCGCACCTCGGTCTCGAACAGGTCCGTCTCCTCCGCGCAGAGCGTGATGTGGTCCTGGGAGACGGCGCCGGTCAGGGCGGGGGCCCGGCCGGTGAGCTGCTCCGTGAGGATGATCAGGTCCTGCCAGTCGGGGACGCGCTCGGCCACCTCGCCCTCGGGCCTGCCGACGGTGACCTCCAGGCCGAGGCAGGCGAAGGGGGCGTAGCGGTCGTACGTCCTGCCGAGGGTCCAGTCGAAACGGCCGGCGGTGCGGACCAGTTCGAGGGGGCCCAGGGTGCAGGACTCGTCGTCGACGCCGAGGAGACCCGGGCTGAAGGCGGCGAGGTCGAACAGGTCCGGTGCGCGGTCCCCCACGGCCGCGAACTCGGGGGTGTCGAGAGCACAGGGGGGCGGCGGGCCGCCGAGCGGGACGAAGCGGGTGAGGTGCTCGATGGAGGCGGCGAGTGTGCGGCGTGTGCCGTACGCGTGGTGCAGCAGTCGCCGGAGCCGGAGGGACGGCGGGAAGCCGTCCGACGGGTGCCGCAGGAGCGCGGTGACGTCCTGGGTGGTCGCTTGCAGGTCCAGGACTTCGGGGGCCGGCTGGGTGACGGCGATGGGAAGGATCTGGTCCTGGCCCGTCAGCCGCCGCACGATGTCGCCGATGGGGCGTCGCTCCGAGGCACTGAGCTGGACGAGGACCGGGGGTGTCACACCCTGCTCGTCCAGCTGCCTGCCGGCCGCCCCGATCGCGTGTCCACGGTTGAGGGGGTGGTCCCAGACCCCCAGTTGCCGCACGGTCTCGTCGATGCGGTCCTCGAAGCCCGGGGCGAGGAGACCGGCCGTGCTCATGCGCCGCAGGACCTTTTCGATCTCGTCGAGGTCGATGTCCGACCGGGGCGACAGGCTCGGGGTGCGGGAGGCCCTGCGGGTGATGACCCTGATGAACTCCCAGGGTGCGATACCGGTGTCACGGCGACGGATCGTAGTGAGTACTTCGGCCGCCAGGGAGGA from Streptomyces chartreusis NRRL 3882 harbors:
- a CDS encoding VIT1/CCC1 transporter family protein, with translation MAIIETEAALHEAHRDNHTHRDVNGGWLRPAVFGAMDGLVSNLALMTGVAGGSVSQHTVVLTGLAGLAAGAFSMAAGEYTSVASQRELVEAELDVERRELRKHPKDEEAELAALYRARGVEPRLADEVARQLSKDPEQALEIHAREELGIDPGDLPSPTVAAVSSFGSFALGALIPVLPYLLGASSLWPAVLLALLGLFLCGAVVAKVTARTWWYSGLRQLVLGGAAAGVTYALGSLFGTAVG
- the gltB gene encoding glutamate synthase large subunit, which gives rise to MRTPRQPSQHSANGQNWSFMDARPAAQGMYDPRNEHDACGVGFVATLTGEASHTLVEQALTVLRNLEHRGATGSEPDSGDGAGILSQVPDAFFRDVAGFELPAAGAYAVGTAFLPEDSAADAVSQIETIAADEGLTVLGWREVPVAPQLLGATARSTMPVFRQIFVSDGVSEGIALDRKAFVLRKRAEREAGVYFPSLSARTIVYKGMLTTGQLEPFFPDLSDRRFASAIALVHSRFSTNTFPSWPLAHPYRFVAHNGEINTVKGNRNWMVARESQLVSDLFGSDEKAIERIFPVCTPDASDSASFDEVLELLHLGGRSLPHSVLMMIPEAWENHDSMDPARRAFYQFHSNLMEPWDGPACVTFTDGTQVGAVLDRNGLRPGRYWVTDDGLVVLGSEVGVLDIDPAKVVRKGRLQPGRMFLVDTAEHRIIEDDEIKAQLAAENPYAEWLEAGEIELGDLPEREHIVHTHASVTRRQQTFGYTEEELRVILAPMAKAGAEPIGSMGTDSPIAALSDRPRLLFDYFTQLFAQVTNPPLDAIREELVTSLRSSLGPQGNLLEPSAASCRSVVLPFPVIDNDELAKLIHINADGDMPGFKAATLSGLYRVHGGGDALAARIEEICAEADAAIENGARLIVLSDRHSDAEHAPIPSLLLTAAVHHHLIRTKQRTQVGLLVEAGDVREVHHVALLIGYGAAAVNPYLAMESVEDLVRAGTFLPGVEPEKAIRNLIYALGKGVLKVMSKMGISTVASYRGAQVFEAVGLDENFVAKYFNGTATKIGGVGIDVIAKEVAARHAKAYPASGIAPAHRALDIGGEYQWRREGEPHLFDPETVFRLQHSTRSGRYDIFKKYTERVNEQSERLMTLRGLFGFKSDRKPIPIDEVEPVSEIVKRFSTGAMSYGSISQEAHETLAIAMNQLGGKSNTGEGGEDAERLYDPARRSSIKQVASGRFGVTSEYLVNSDDIQIKMAQGAKPGEGGQLPGHKVYPWVAKTRHSTPGVGLISPPPHHDIYSIEDLAQLIHDLKNANPQARIHVKLVSEVGVGTVAAGVSKAHADVVLISGHDGGTGASPLTSLKHAGGPWELGLAETQQTLLLNGLRDRIVVQTDGQLKTGRDVVIAALLGAEEFGFATAPLVVSGCVMMRVCHLDTCPVGIATQNPVLRERYNGKAEYVVNFFQYIAEEVREILAELGFRSIEEAVGHAETLDVTRAVDHWKAQGLDLAPLFHVPELPEGAVRHQLIAQDHGLEKALDNQLIKLAADALSASDATEAQPVRAQVQIRNINRTVGTMLGHEVTKKFGGAGLPDDTIDITFTGSAGQSFGAFVPRGVTLRLEGDANDYVGKGLSGGRIVVRPDRAADHLAEYSVIAGNTIGYGATGGEMFLRGKVGERFCVRNSGATVVSEGVGDHGCEYMTGGHAVVLGETGRNFAAGMSGGIAYVIDLDRDNVNVGNLDAVEALDDTDKQWLHEVVRRHQEETGSTVAEKLLAEWDDPTGGVARFSKIIPSTYKAVLAAKDAAERAGLSETETHEKMMEAAING
- a CDS encoding glutamate synthase subunit beta; protein product: MADPKGFLNHGREVAKSRPVEERVKDWNEVYVPGSLLPIISKQASRCMDCGIPFCHNGCPLGNLIPEWNDYAYREDWAAASERLHATNNFPEFTGRLCPAPCESACVLGINQPPVTIKNVEVSIIDKAWETGDVAPQIPERLSGKTVAVIGSGPAGLAAAQQLTRAGHTVAVYERADRIGGLLRYGIPEFKMEKRHINRRIEQMRAEGTRFRTGIEIGRDLKATDLKKRYDAVVLAVGATTARDLSVPGRELKGIYQAMEYLPLANKVQEGDFVAPPISAEGKHVVVIGGGDTGADCVGTAHRQGAASVTQLEIMPRPNDERHPVNQPWPTFPMLYKVTSAHEEGGERVYSVSTTHFEGDEDGNVQWLHLTEVEFIDGRLTPKPGTERKIPAQLVTLAMGFTGTDRENGLVEQFGLELDERGNIARDADFQTNVPGVFVAGDAGRGQSLIVWAIAEGRSAARGVDRHLTGASELPAPIRPTDRALMV